The Methanoculleus marisnigri JR1 genome window below encodes:
- a CDS encoding preprotein translocase subunit SecD has product MNGETIKNLVKDWRIALVLLLVVGSLVGIYLAPPSPEKGIEGNLQFGLDLEGGSWLQMEFQSVVVAFSTDGSVGDLMDDLRTDLETEVIRIDENHLEIRKSVTRADLEPIFAESGASIVTHQKGVSAFTADEVKRILNEKVNALGMQDARINLLTPTGSEFPQYVRIELAGVDMATAQDIVGQQGLFEIRVQTTGNETEHVLYGDQITSVGVPQRDSDGTWSVGFSFTETGAEAFREAAIESGAVDNPDAHHLVMILDNETVYSAPLAGNLVSELRAGPVRSLSASTGTGDAGLEDAMTLQIHLRAGALPVQVDIVGSGSVPAALGEQFKMTVAIAGLLALLTVAVVVYYRYREPSIVIPMVAINLAEIIILLGIARFIIQLDLATIAGLIAVVGTGIDQLVIITDEVLHEGRVPSPNLYMKRYGRALGIIAVAAATVFIAMLPLALMDLSTLRGFAIITILGVLIGILVTRPAYGKIIMAILSK; this is encoded by the coding sequence ATGAACGGCGAAACCATCAAGAATCTCGTCAAAGACTGGCGGATCGCCCTGGTGCTCCTGCTGGTCGTCGGCTCCCTTGTCGGTATCTACCTCGCTCCCCCGAGCCCGGAGAAGGGTATCGAGGGGAACCTCCAGTTCGGCCTCGATCTCGAGGGCGGTTCGTGGCTGCAGATGGAGTTCCAGTCCGTGGTCGTGGCATTCTCGACCGACGGATCGGTCGGAGACCTCATGGACGACCTGCGGACGGATCTCGAGACCGAGGTCATCCGCATCGACGAGAACCACCTCGAGATCCGAAAGAGCGTCACCCGTGCCGACCTCGAACCGATCTTTGCGGAATCGGGCGCCTCGATCGTAACCCACCAGAAGGGCGTATCCGCGTTCACCGCAGACGAGGTGAAGAGGATCCTGAACGAGAAGGTGAACGCTCTCGGGATGCAGGACGCGAGGATCAACCTGCTCACCCCGACCGGAAGCGAGTTCCCGCAGTACGTGCGGATAGAACTCGCCGGCGTGGATATGGCGACGGCGCAGGATATCGTCGGCCAGCAGGGCCTGTTCGAGATACGGGTCCAGACCACAGGGAACGAGACCGAGCACGTCCTCTACGGTGACCAGATCACCAGCGTCGGCGTGCCGCAGAGGGATTCCGACGGCACATGGAGCGTCGGGTTCTCGTTCACCGAGACGGGCGCAGAGGCCTTCCGTGAGGCCGCCATCGAATCCGGAGCGGTCGACAACCCGGACGCCCACCACCTCGTGATGATCCTCGACAACGAGACCGTCTACAGCGCCCCCCTCGCCGGAAACCTTGTGAGCGAGCTCCGGGCGGGCCCGGTCAGGTCGCTCTCCGCAAGCACCGGCACCGGCGACGCCGGGCTCGAGGATGCGATGACGCTCCAGATCCACCTGCGGGCCGGCGCACTGCCGGTGCAGGTGGATATCGTCGGGTCCGGTTCCGTCCCGGCGGCGCTTGGCGAACAGTTCAAGATGACGGTCGCCATCGCCGGGCTGCTCGCGCTGCTCACCGTAGCGGTCGTCGTCTACTACCGTTACCGCGAGCCCTCGATCGTGATCCCGATGGTCGCGATCAACCTTGCAGAGATCATCATCCTGCTCGGGATTGCCCGGTTCATCATCCAGCTCGACCTCGCCACCATCGCCGGTCTGATAGCGGTGGTGGGTACCGGCATCGACCAGCTCGTCATCATCACGGACGAGGTTCTCCACGAGGGGCGTGTCCCGTCGCCGAACCTCTACATGAAACGCTACGGGCGGGCGCTCGGTATCATCGCCGTCGCCGCCGCGACGGTCTTCATCGCCATGCTCCCGCTGGCGCTGATGGATCTCTCCACTCTTCGGGGCTTTGCAATCATCACCATACTCGGTGTCCTGATCGGCATCCTGGTCACGAGGCCCGCGTACGGAAAGATAATCATGGCGATCCTCTCAAAATAA
- a CDS encoding thioredoxin family protein produces MGKPVLMDFFAEWCGPCHQQTPIIDELKAKMGDQVDIQKIDVGVDSEETRQYAAKYDIQFVPTLVIEKDGQLVQKLVGVQDLGTLESILKPLVEQ; encoded by the coding sequence ATGGGAAAACCGGTTTTAATGGACTTTTTCGCCGAGTGGTGCGGTCCGTGCCACCAGCAGACACCGATCATCGATGAGCTCAAAGCAAAGATGGGCGATCAGGTTGATATCCAGAAGATCGACGTCGGTGTCGACTCCGAAGAGACACGGCAATATGCCGCCAAATACGACATCCAGTTCGTACCTACGCTCGTCATCGAGAAAGACGGGCAACTCGTCCAGAAGCTGGTAGGCGTCCAGGACCTCGGCACGCTTGAAAGCATCTTAAAACCGCTGGTGGAGCAGTGA
- the npdG gene encoding NADPH-dependent F420 reductase → MKIGIVGGTGDIGEGMALRLSPKYDVIVGSREEVKAVATCETCRETLEVQGMECSLAGVTNQRAVDEADVVVLAIPFKHVTPTLNTLTGFEDKIVVSPVNPIERTNYFYYAPPPEGSAAMMIKGMLPESATVCAAFNNIAANKWKMLEEELDYSVAVCCDDDGAKQKVMEIVNNVSNLRAYDGGPLAAASIVESVTPLLLNIARFNKMRDVGVKFV, encoded by the coding sequence GTGAAGATCGGGATCGTCGGGGGAACCGGCGACATCGGGGAAGGCATGGCGCTCCGGCTCTCGCCGAAGTACGACGTGATCGTGGGATCTCGCGAGGAAGTAAAGGCGGTCGCAACCTGCGAGACCTGCCGGGAGACCCTGGAGGTGCAGGGAATGGAGTGCAGCCTCGCAGGCGTCACCAACCAGCGTGCGGTCGATGAGGCGGACGTCGTCGTCCTCGCGATACCCTTCAAGCACGTGACTCCCACCCTGAACACCCTGACCGGGTTCGAGGACAAGATCGTCGTCAGCCCCGTCAACCCGATCGAGCGGACGAACTACTTCTACTACGCCCCTCCGCCGGAGGGCTCGGCGGCGATGATGATCAAGGGGATGCTCCCCGAGAGCGCGACCGTATGTGCCGCGTTCAACAACATCGCCGCGAACAAGTGGAAGATGCTCGAAGAGGAACTGGACTACTCGGTCGCGGTCTGCTGCGACGACGACGGTGCGAAGCAGAAGGTCATGGAGATCGTCAACAACGTCTCGAACCTCCGCGCCTATGACGGGGGACCGCTTGCGGCCGCATCCATCGTCGAGAGCGTGACGCCCCTCCTCCTCAACATCGCCCGGTTCAATAAGATGCGGGACGTCGGCGTGAAGTTTGTATAA